Genomic DNA from Niabella ginsenosidivorans:
CAGTTAGGGCCTCCTGCGGCGTTACCTCCATCAGGCGGCAGAGCAGCAGGAATTGATACGGTAGAATGAAATTGAAATCAGCAAAACGCTCATAGGCCCCGGTTTGCCACTTTAGTTCCGGCTTTGGCTTGCGCTGTTTTTGTTTGGGAGTGGGTTTCTTTTTCATAGTTTTTGCATTTGTGCCCTAAATCTCCACCTGCTGCGGCCGCTATCCTAACTGAAAAGGCGATAATTTATTGGAAAAATGAGGTATTTTAGCAGGACGATTTATTTATCTTTGAAAAACGCTATAAAGGCATAAAAATCAAATCTTATGGAGAAAACAATACATCAGGGCAGAAATGTGAAGCGATTCCGGGAAATGCTGGGTATAAAGCAGGAAGCGTTGGCTGCTGATTTGGGTGATGACTGGAACCAGCGTAAAATATCGCTGCTGGAACAAAAAGAGGTAATAGAAGAACCTTTATTACTGCAAATTGCCGATGTATTAAAAGTGCCCGTGGAGGCGATTAAGAATTTTGATGAAGAACAAGCCGTGAATATTATTGCCAATACATTTCATGATAGTGCAGTAGCTAACACTTTTACCGAAAATTCACAAGCTAATTTTCATTGCACTTTTAATCCCATAGATAAATGGGCCGAAGAAATTGCCGAAAATCGGAAATTGTACGAGCGCTTATTGCAGGCGGAGAAGGAGAAGATGGAGTTGTTAAAGAAACTGCTGGAAAAGGTG
This window encodes:
- a CDS encoding helix-turn-helix domain-containing protein, which produces MEKTIHQGRNVKRFREMLGIKQEALAADLGDDWNQRKISLLEQKEVIEEPLLLQIADVLKVPVEAIKNFDEEQAVNIIANTFHDSAVANTFTENSQANFHCTFNPIDKWAEEIAENRKLYERLLQAEKEKMELLKKLLEKVK